In Hemicordylus capensis ecotype Gifberg chromosome 3, rHemCap1.1.pri, whole genome shotgun sequence, one DNA window encodes the following:
- the CH25H gene encoding cholesterol 25-hydroxylase — protein sequence MNCSVQHSYDELHDRQSILALQPFWDLIRTQEHWIKSPFFPALFSFIVYTAFCLPFIVLDFLSIRVPALRKYKIQPQNSPTLGMLALCITQSIYQHLVCILPVTVAHWYWRPVSLPRMAPELPRLLLDITVCLLLFDFFYFLWHLLHHRVPWLYKTFHKVHHKHTSTFALTTQYSSVWELLWLGLFAAMCPMLLQCHPLTEMTFFIANIWLSVEDHSGYDLPWSTHRLVPFGLYGGAPHHDLHHLKFKFNYAPYFTHWDRVFGTLNHALEESSVPAKRKD from the coding sequence ATGAACTGCAGCGTACAGCACAGCTATGATGAGCTGCACGACAGGCAAAGCATACTGGCTTTGCAGCCTTTCTGGGACTTGATCCGAACACAGGAGCACTGGATCAAGTCACCATTCTTTCCAGCGCTCTTCAGCTTTATCGTTTACACAGCTTTTTGCCTGCCTTTTATTGTACTGGACTTCTTGAGCATCCGAGTCCCAGCGCTGAGAAAATACAAAATCCAGCCTCAGAATTCCCCCACCCTGGGAATGCTGGCACTTTGCATCACTCAGAGCATTTACCAGCACCTTGTCTGCATCCTCCCTGTGACTGTGGCTCACTGGTACTGGAGACCTGTGAGCTTGCCCAGGATGGCTCCTGAGTTGCCAAGGCTCCTGCTGGATATCACTGTTTGCTTGCTGCTCTTCGACTTCTTCTACTTCCTGTGGCACTTGCTCCATCACAGAGTGCCTTGGCTCTACAAGACCTTCCACAAGGTCCACCACAAGCACACCTCCACCTTTGCTCTCACCACTCAGTATTCAAGCGTTTGGGAGCTGCTGTGGCTTGGATTGTTTGCAGCCATGTGTCCGATGCTGCTGCAGTGTCACCCTTTGACAGAAATGACTTTCTTCATTGCCAACATCTGGCTCTCAGTGGAGGATCATTCCGGCTATGATCTGCCATGGTCGACCCACAGACTGGTCCCTTTTGGTCTTTATGGAGGAGCCCCACACCATGATCTCCACCACTTGAAGTTCAAATTCAACTATGCACCTTACTTCACGCACTGGGACAGAGTGTTTGGAACATTGAACCATGCTCTTGAGGAAAGCTCTGTGCCGGCGAAACGAAAGGACTAG